TTCACTAAaccaaaaaacaatatatatatatatatatatctgtgtgtgtgtgtgtgtgtgtgtgtgtacggtgaCTTGGGAAAGTATAcccctttttttctcattttgcaAAGAGAAGTAAAGAAATTTAGCTTAAGAGCATTCATTTTGCCCATAAATGTTACCACACTTGGAGTGAAGTTAGCCTGTGGCAAATTCATTGAACAGGTttgatttggaaaggcacacgtcttaataaaaggtctaacagCTGAAAATGCATATTAGAGCAAAGaccaagaccaaaaaaaaaaaaaaaacctgctcagAGACAGGTTTGCTTACAACCACACATCTTGGGAggagttcagaaaaaaaatctgctgcATTGAAGGTTTACAGAAGCATGTAGCCTCCATTATCCATGATGGAAGTCATTTGAAACAACTAGGAATCTTCCCAGAGCTGGCCTCCTGGCCAAGCTGAGCAACTGATGGTGAAGGACCTTGTCTAGACTGACCAAGAAGCTGATGTTCAGtctagttgagctccatgatcatatgtggagATAGGAAAAATCTACAGAAGGACAAATATCATGACGGTGTGGCCAGACTCAGTCCTCTCCTCAGTGCTGAAGACACACGAAAACACACTTGGAATTTGCCAAAAAGAACCTAAAGGACCCTCAGACTGTGAGAAACAAGATTATCTGGTCTCTCGTGAACCTCATTTctaagcatcatgtttgaaggaaaccaggcactgctcatcacctgcagagtagCATCGCAAAAAGTAAAGTGTGCTCTtagcagcctcatgctgtggGACTGTTTTTCAGCGGCAAGGACTGAGGTGCTCATGAGAGTAAAAGAAAAGCTCAGTGCACCAAAATATTGAGATAGCCTGAATGAAAACccagtccagagcattcagatcctcagactgggcagaaggttcaTCTTGCAACAGAAcagtgaccctaagcacacagcaagagtggcttatagactactctgtgaatgtccttgagtcAATGACAATTAAATAACACTACAACAAACAACATTACAGAATGACATTCTCAAATCACTGCATTGCTCTGTTTGGTTCTGCATCAAGAGTGCACATTTTTCAGTATATCTACCATGATGTTGGAGATCCAGACTAAAAATAGAAAGAGCAGCCATCTTGTAGAGCGGAGGAGTCCCTAGCCCCTCCCTTACTTAGTGCTCTGTCTAGATGTGTTGCCTGTGAGGCTGCTCTCAGGGGACAGTgtgtatgaattatttaaaaagtccAGCGGAATGACTTATTCCTTCCAAGCTGCAGCAGAGGAAGAGCGTTTTTGAGTGATAAAAGGAGAACATGGTATTTTGTCAGAAATAAGCCATTATTTGCAGTGTTCCCTGGCTGTGGATAGTTGCTTTTTATACTATTGCTTGTCATTGTCTTGTCAAAATATGAAATCAGACATATTGTTTCTCCAAAGACTTGCCTGATATTGCAAATCCACTGAAGCCGACAGCCAACACAAGAAACGAAATGGCCACTCCTTTATTATGTGAGTGACCAACCACCAACAATAGAGTGGCCTCCATCCCAAAGCCTGTGAAAGATAAACACAAGTGGATATTCAACAAACTAAGCTAAAATGGAATTTAGTCATATGAGCTATTATCATTCCGATTGTGTTCTAGCAGTAGGTTGTACTCACCTCCGCAGTTCATGATCTTCCGAACTGTGGTAGTAGACAGGATGTTTTTGCTACGGAGGAAATCGGCTATCTGTCCCCCAATGGGTACGATAATAGTCATCACCAGATGGGGCAGGGCTGACAGCATGCCAACCTGAATAAGACAGCAGCCGTCAGACTCAGAAAGATCTTATTGATAACATACTGCAGAACGATTGCAATATCCATTGACCAACGTTAGTTGATATTATGGCATTTTAGGATGAGGTTGAACCACAGTAAAGTGAAAAAAAGGTCCATTTAATTACAATGGATGTATCTGATAAATAAATGTCTTCCAAAAATCAATCAAGGTGACATGCAACATTTACTATTAGTGTGTTAATACTGTAAAGACATGATTTATGGTTTAACTATAGGAAGTGAGAAAACGAGAGCAAAATGAGATGCAAGCATCACCAATAAGTGATTAATGAATTATTCATTATGAACTATTCACAATGAATAATTCATCAACCTATTTCAGACCTTAGGGAATGACAAAGGTCACCCATTTACTGCTGCACACTGGAATTATAGACAAAAATCAAATGCAACTCAGACACCATGGCTAGGCCATTTTGACCCAAATAAAGCTTGACTGCAGATTCAgtaattgttcatttttttttttataattttccagTTTGTATAGAACAAATAGCAATTTAAATGCATGCAATATGAAAGATAAACTGCAATTACCTTGCTAATCTCAAAGCCAAACACCTCCTCGAAATATGCAGGCTGGCTGATGAGCAGCAAGTAGAAGGTCCAACTCCTGCAGAAGTTGGCCACAATGATTGCATAAACGGGCATGGATGTGAAAAACTGCCTCCAAGGTGTCTTGAATTTCTGTAAGAGAGAGGAGTATTGCAACACGTGGACAATAAAGAAGACCAAATACCAGAAAAATGCACACTGAGGCAAAAAGGCTAACTAATTTGATCAAATTATAACATAAATATTGAAAAAGACCTTTCTGATATGCCTTTGTTGGTATATATGTCCTCATATAACACCATGGCAACATAATCAGCCTTTAGTGACCTGTAGTGACACTGCAAATATTGTCCCTTACCTCAAAATGATggcaaatgttttcaaaataagtatatacataaaagtgtgaTCACCAAATAAATATTCcttttatcttttcatttttcAAGGCATCCTGACAAAATTTGCTCTGTGCTTTCATTTACCCTCTTTAAAACCACAAATTACTGAAATTAAGctttacacttttaaactacagaaATGTCTTGTTCACAGTAACTGCAAATGAAGGAAATAGAGAATGAGGGGTTTGTCTCAGCTCTTAAAGTCgatatgaaatgaaaattcacccaATGTGTTTTCTAAATGAATACTATATATCTTACTGTGAACAGTTCTTCtgtgcatgtttaattttttttttaactttgtaatgtataattaaaatgcCGTAAATGGACCTTCCGGTGAAAATGACAGACTTCTCTTTGATGACACATGAaggacttctccaatcatttagtcccCTGTGTTTATCTGCATCACTTTTTTTCTGAACTCTTAATCTAAGCAACAACCATAGTATAAGTGGAGTAGCAACAACCCCATTAtaatatggagccaaaagagtctcaataaagataaatgcacacactacattcacatatgcacacataggattcatacatacataattcataaatacacacacacaggatacacaaatgcgcacaaaattcacaaatgcacacacaaaatttaaaaagcacagaagattcacaaatgcatacaaaattcagaaatgcacacaaaattcagaaatacacacacaattcagaaatgcaaacaacatttacaaatgcactcaagattcacaaatgtatttctgatgcacacacacatatatcttgatttacaaactgcttgcggtctgtgaacttcactgcatttgtgtgtgaattttgagactcccctgacttggctcgacacacaaatgccttttttaaacagggaatgatctgcaaccaatcagatatctcccttgttttagccaatcataagaatgcaccccacgtgggggattgtttacttataagccaatcagcgaacgactcactttcctcagcaaacaactcactttcctcacacagcgaacgactcactttcctcagcgaacgactcacttacctcacgcagccggcgacccactttgcgcagccggacacccactttgcgcagcaggagactcactttccgcagccagagagtcactttcctctcgcagcgaacgactcactttcctcacttagcgaacgattcactttcctcacgagtcatgcagcgaacgactcactttcctctcgcagcgaacgactcattttcctcatgcagcgaacgattcactttcctcacgagtcacgcagcgaacgactcacttttctcacgcagagagcaactcactttcctcagcgaacgattaactttcctcacgcagcgatcaactcactttcctaagcaaacgactcactttcctcacgcagccggagacccacttttcacagtcggagagtcactttcctctcacagcggaccactgactctctcttcatgtagggaccgaatattataattaaagtgacttctatattgcatccaaaataatatttagatatatttaaatattcaaaaaggtgtaaaaattttttttactttcattaaaatatttcaataaaatgaaataattgcctattgcaaatttatgaatcaatggttaactttttttctgcagtcactgggctatatgtattgagacatttttaaatttatattttgtaataaataataaaaaataaacctgaattgtaatctaaacatctgtattttcatacaatttcataaataagtggGCTATAATATGCTGCACCACAGGCATATCACGCTGTGTGAatgcgttcatgtgattggcttataagtaaacaatcccccacgtggagtgcgttcttgtgattggctaaaagaagggagatatctgattggttgcagatcattccctgtttaaaaaaaggcatttgtgtgtcgagccaagtcaggggagtctcaaaattcacacacaaatgcagtgaagttcacagaccgcaagcagtttgtaaatcaagatatatgtgtgtgtgcatcagaaatacatttctgaatcttgtcctgtgcatttgtgaatcttgagtgcatttgtaaatgttgtttgcatttctgaattgtgtgtgtatttctgaattttgtgtgcatttctgaattttgtatgcatttgtgaatcttctttgctttttaaattttgtgtgtgcatttgtaaattttgtgcgcatttgtgtatcctgtgtttgtatttatgaatcatgtgtgtgcatgtatgaatcctgtgtgtgcatatgtgaatgtagtgtgtgcatttatctttattgagactcttttggctccataattATATTTCTGAGAATATAAATATCCAGCCAAAAGAGTGGAGCATGATTATGTTTGTGGTCACTTACTTCTGCAGGACCTAGCAGCTTAGCACTCTCGCCGATACTCTCCTCAATGTAGCAGCGTTCTTCGGCCGTGATGGTGGGATGTACAGCTGGGCTCTCATATGACACTAAGATCCAGAACATATACCAGAAAATCCCAAAACAGCCTAAAGGGAAACAAACTATTCTTAGACATTGGTCTTAAAACAGAACTTCATGAAAGAAGCAGGCAGGAAGATGGGCTAACTGAAAACGCTTCATACAACTAAATGGATTACAATTCATTGCTTTCCAGACAGGACGTGGCAATTCTTGGCACAGTGACAAGCAGATTCAGTGTCAGCACAAAGGATAGACACATGGCAGCATCAGAGGAAAAATCAATACCCAGCATCAGTGAGTTACTAAAATACAGTCATCAAAACTGTGAAGACACATGCAGTGATGGTTTGCACCATAACCATGGCTCatacagtacacataaaaaactcTCTTACCATAGACATAGAAAACCGATGACCAGCCTGTGTACTGCACCAAGATCCCAGCTAAAGGCATGGCAATGACAGCTCCAGCATAGGAACCtacagaagaggagaggagaagttTAAATTGAAGAAAGCAACTCAGAGGGATAACTATAAAAGACTTATCTgaaataaattatctttaaaaaaagaagggaaaaaagaaTCTTTCTGAATGCCTCAAACCAGTTGCAGAATATGCATTAAAACAACACAGGAAAATCCAGTTCATTCATACATAAAGTTTCCTAGAATTCTTGAGGATAAACAACAAATGTATCTTTCAATTTTAACATAATGAGGCTCTAACGTAgcaacaaaacaaatataatgcCATTGGTTTTCTATATTATTCACTAATCTACTGTTTTGCTTTAAAGAGAACAAAGATTACCACAGAAGGAGGTTGTGACTAGACGGCTTCTTTCAAGTGGAGGAGCCCACTTACTCCAGATCCCATGACAGGCTGGGTAGGTCACTCCctagaaaacaataataatacacatcggTTCCATATCACTAAGAAATGTGACAGTTTTTCAAATCATAACAAAATCTTAAGCAGTAGTTAAAGTTACATCACATTAATCCATTTGAATGcaaattaatatttacaaaaaagaaTAGAATAATATACAAAGTTGGAGTGATGGAAGTGGATCTAGTTGTCTATTTCACACACATATAAGCGCCTCTACAGATCAATACAGCTGTACTAAAGACAAAGCCTGGGTTATTACTCTCACAGAAATATCCTCAGGCCATAACTGATTGTTACAGGGCTTTGGGATTTTCCCCGGAATAATTCCcacaaatgtttttctttcttgctATAGCATGCTtacttactttctttctttctttcttttagaaCTTATTTACCAAAAAGGCAAGTGTCCAAATGTTAGATAGGAACCTATAGAGAATTATGGTATTTGATCGTTATTAGCAAACAAGCATTTACAGATGAGAGAAAGTCGTACTTCCCTACCTCTACAAGCCCTTGTAATATCCTGACGAATATGACGCAGCCGTAGTGAACACGTGCAGCTGAGGGGATGAACATGTTCAGTACTGATGTGAGGAGGATGGCAGCACCAAAAACCCTGAACAACGGACGGAAACATGGTTGAATTATACACACATTAGGTTATagaatgctatatatatatatatatatatatatatacagtcgtggcaaaaagttttgagaattacataaatattagttttcaaaaagtttgctgctaaactgattttagatctttgtttcagttgtttctgtgatgtactgaaatataattacaagcacttcatacgtttcaaaggcttttatcgacaattacatgacatttatgcaaagagtcagtatttgcagtgttggcccttctttttcagtacctctgcaattcgactgggcatgctctcaatcaacttctgggccaaatcctgactgatagcaacccattcgttcataatcacttcttggagtttgtcagaattagtgggtttttgtttgtccacccgcctcttgagtattgaccacaagttctcaatgggattaagatctggggagtttccaggccatggacccaaattttcaacattctggtccccgagccacttagttaacacttttgccttatggcacggtgctccgtcgtgctggaaaatgcattgttcttcaccaaactgttgttggattgttggaagaagttgctgttggagggtgttttggtacctttctttattcatggctgtgttttgggcagaattgtgagtgagcccactcccttggatgagaagcaaccccacacatgaatggtgtcaggatgctttactgttggcatgaaacaggactgatggtagcactcaccgtttcttctccggacaagcctttttccagatgccccaaacaatcggaaaggggcttcatcggagaatatgactttgccccagtcctcagcagtccattcactatactttctgcagaagatcaatctgtccctgatgtttttttggagagaagtggcttctttgctgcccttcttgacaccaggccatcttccaaaagtcttcacctcactgtgcgtgcagatgcgctcacacctgcctgctgccattcctgagcaagctctgcactggtggcactccgatcccgcagctgaatcctctttaggagacgatcctggcgcttgctggactttcttggacgccctgaagccttctttacaagaattgaacctctttccttgaagttcttgattatcctataaattgttgatttgggtgcaatcttagtagccacaatatccttgcctgtgaagccatttttatgcaacgcaatgatggctgcacacgtttctttgcaggtcaccatggttaacaatggaagaacaatgatttcaagcatcaccctcctttaaacatgtcaagtctgccattctaacccaatcagcctgacataatgatctccagccttgtgctcgtcaacattctcacctgagttaacaagacgattactgaaatgattacagcaggtcctttaatgacagcaatgaaatgcagtggaaaggtttttttgggattaagttaattttcatggcaaagaaggactatgcaattcatctgatcactcttcataacattctggagtatatgcaaattgctattataaaaacttaagcagcaacttttctaatttccaatatttatgtaattctcaaaacttttggccacgactgtatatatatatatatatatatatatatatatatatatatatatatatatatatatttatatatatatataaatttcccAACCGGCCCTCACTAATCAGATTGAGGGAGTTCTCCAGCACGAGACTCGCTGATTCTATTAGATCTCAACCACCCCGACCAATAGCCCAAATATGAACTGAGAACCGTTTTATAATTTTAGCAACGACAATTAAGTCAAATAATTGACGTAGCCTACTGAGTTAACAGAACTATAGCCTAAAATTGCACAGCATTTTAGTTTCTTGATAACGTGCATTTATTATTGGCCAGCCgtcaaaaaaatatgttttatattataatttgtgAGCACAAATTGCAGTAGCCTATTTTAGTGAGCACCGACATGGCAGTATTCTTTTTTGATAAATTGTTGTGTGATAGATGAGGTCGGCCAAACCTCTGTCAACATGTCCGGGGCTGGTTGCCATGCCCCCCTCATTGAGCAGATTAGACACGCTTCCATCGGGATCTCATTAACAGGTGAAGAATGCCCCACAAACCCGCTCCCACAGTCTAATCCTGCAACTCACACAACGGGTCAGCGTTCACTTTGCCACTCACACAACACTGGAAACACAAACGTGTTGATCAACCATAgcaatgatctctctctctctctctctctctctctctctctcacactctctctccctctctctctctctctctctctctctgcctttctgcagtgctgatttatttatttgatttcatttccCCCTGGACGCCTGAATGAAAATAATATTCCTAGggtttatattttatcatattatattagAATAATAAAATCGCAACAGTGGTATCTCATATGCCTTCTATACAACTCATGGCCTTCAAATAAGAACGTGAGAAGCAAGATGTGGACGTTTCCAAAtctccaaaaaacctttccaaagATCTTTCGTTTTTCTGACTAAATAAACTCaatataaactgtaataatgcataaaataaatttctgtagacatatattttcaaaagaaaatatgTGATCTGACAAGAGTCTTTGCAAAATAAATACGATTGTGTTGAACGTTTGCTAAATTAGCGCCCCCCATCACCCCATTTTTCTTTCAGTGACGTGTACAGTTTCATCCGCCGCTATGAATAATCATCCCTTGTATAATGGTTCGCCAAGCTACTGTGTAGAGCTCAAATCAAATATTTGCAGCTTTGCAGCTCGAATTTGGAAGTACGAATTCGCCGTGATTATCACTGTAATCACCCGtaataagattttttattatttcaaatatttattgcaGTCTTACATGACTGTCTATGACAGTCTTACTCTTCCTTAAATCTtcttgaaatataataataatactttcaaCGTCTCAGAGATAGGCCTACACGAAGTTCAATTTTTTTACGAACACTTGGAGATGTTGGCGAGTTTCTCCATTATGTCCATATGAACTTGCCAGTCCCTGTAACGtaggacgcaagcttcagatgttttgtagcctatttttacaagACTCGGTTTGCAACATTTCTGACTCAAATTCTGCGATCCGTAAGAAACTAAAATAACACCAAATTAGtctataattaataaaactaaatattattatagaatatctatcatttgtttttttttgttttttttaaatgtcttaatgTTCTTTCGTTTACATTAGGTAATAGGCAATACTATCTTTAAGGTATTATCTATGTCTATTCTATTGGGGAAGTTCTATAAACCAAATAGGATTTTAAAGGCTATATTTACTGTTGCATTATGAGCTAACAACAACAATCATTTTATCATcttctgaataaataaatcaattcctAGGACTTTACCTGTTTGCCGCCAATCTAGAAGAAATGTATCCCCCGGGAATCTGCGTCACAATATAACCCCAGAAAAACGAGCCATGAATCATTCCAACTGTTTCCGGGTCCCAGTTGAATTTTGCCTTCTAATggagagaaacagaaaatatcAGGTTGCTAATCCTATTTGCAGAAGGCTAGGGACAATTGAAAATGTGAATGCACACGTTTTCATAGACCTCTATTAAGGTTAATATATAATATTGGCTATCATATAAATTAGATATTAAAATGcaacttttatttttcagagcagtggcaatatatatatatatatatatatttatatatatatatatatatatatatatatatatatatatatataatgattattGTTTGCAAAAATGACAATGACAAGCGCGCAGGATTAGTTTCCAGCTGAAGAGTTAATCAATTTGAGGCCGATGACATTCATGTAACCAAGGTCAATTTTTTTGCATGAGTAGTCTAGTTGTTTTCAATATTTTCCAAGCTAGCAGTGGCATCCACTAAGCCTCTTTCAAACAAACACTAGTAAGCGTGCTTTTAAATTCTATAAATCGTTTCCAGACGAAGTGTAgccagtgtgcatgtgtgtcagtgtgtgcatGCACGCTCGTGAGGGGTGTGTCACGAAGCTGACGCGAACGTGTAAAATCGAAGCGTGCCACGCGCACAAACCTCTTTGATGATGATCTTCCCGTTCAGGTGAAGGGTGCTGTTGTTCACCATGCTCACTATGGCCACGCCTAAATTGCACCGAATACCGAAGGAGATGCAGAACCCGAGGCCGCTCATTATGGCGATGATGTAGCGGCGTGGAAGTCCAAAGCACGTGCAGTCGCACAAAGGTGTCTGTTTCTCGTTGATCTGAGCAGGCCGTCCATCCTCGGTCAGTTCGATGTTCTCGCCAGGTTTTTGTCGCTTTTCTATCACTCTGCATCAGTCAGAAGAGAACCGTCAGACGACTACAGTCCAGAAGAACCAACTAATAGGAATCTCATCCACCTTTATTATTAGGCTACTTAAGACAATTGAGATCAAGTGAATCAAGATTTTATTTTGACATATAACTCAATTTGGATTCCCATTTGAATTCCCCACTAGTAGCCTAATTTGCACGGAAAAATTAAGACAATAGTCATTAAAATGTCTTACagaaattctatttatttttcaacGCAAGGATTTTTATGTAAACTCCACATAGGTTTCGTGTGCTGCTGTAAAACACACTACCGCATTGCAGCATCCCTTCACCTTCATCTTATATACATTCACATAGGATTAAGGTCCACTGATATTCACGAACTTCACTAacactttattaatattattaggctATACCAGAGTCATAAGCAGAGTTATTTGCGTACAGTTATTTACAAGAAAATCAAAATACACATTGTGTCGAGACAAATTCTAAAACTTAATGTGCATCAAATTGTAGTTTATATGTATTTGttacaaaaataatgaattttatttaaaGGAGTTGATTTTTATTAACAAGTGGGAGTaaaatggtttttattttgtgatctTTTGTATATGTTAAATGCATTAAACGCAAATTAATTGCACTATAATTGTCAATTCGGTTTGTAATCTCAGAAGACAAATAAGAGACGATGTACCAATATTTTGGAAAATACTCAGAGACGGTCTATAGGCCTaagcaaacgaaaaaaaaaaacattaatagttGTACTCTGGAgaaaatgtaggcctatttttatTTCGAAATAACAATTCGTTAAGGCTTGCGAAGCGGTGTTTTTTTCCCccggttattttatttttttatttatttctcataTATTTCAAAGATATCTATCTATTTGTATTACGAGacacacaaaaataatgacttgatATAAAAGAGCATCAATCAACGTGAAATAATTATGTACAACccgatttttttttcatgtgattttAATCGTGGTCTTTTTTGCAGGTCTTGCGGGAA
The genomic region above belongs to Carassius carassius chromosome 3, fCarCar2.1, whole genome shotgun sequence and contains:
- the slc17a6b gene encoding LOW QUALITY PROTEIN: vesicular glutamate transporter 2.1 (The sequence of the model RefSeq protein was modified relative to this genomic sequence to represent the inferred CDS: inserted 1 base in 1 codon), producing METPREPGVIPSKEGLKQLAGKTLGHLYKVIEKRQKPGENIELTEDGRPAQINEKQTPLCDCTCFGLPRRYIIAIMSGLGFCISFGIRCNLGVAIVSMVNNSTLHLNGKIIIKEKAKFNWDPETVGMIHGSFFWGYIVTQIPGGYISSRLAANRVFGAAILLTSVLNMFIPSAARVHYGCVIFVRILQGLVEGVTYPACHGIWSKWAPPLERSRLVTTSFCGSYAGAVIAMPLAGILVQYTGWSSVFYVYGCFGIFWYMFWILVSYESPAVHPTITAEERCYIEESIGESAKLLGPAEKFKTPWRQFFTSMPVYAIIVANFCRSWTFYLLLISQPAYFEEVFGFEISKVGMLSALPHLVMTIIVPIGGQIADFLRSKNILSTTTVRKIMNCGGFGMEATLLLVVGHSHNKGVAISFLVLAVGFSGFAISGFNVNHLDIAPRYASILMGISNGVGTLSGMVCPLIVGAMTKHKTREEWQYVFLIASMVHYGGVIFYGIFASGEKQPWADPEQTSEEKCGFVDEDELAEETGDITQSYSALGGPAKTYGATTQLNSGWAEGWDKQEDYVQEGXGGYRYRQGGDYS